A window of Phycobacter azelaicus contains these coding sequences:
- a CDS encoding phytoene desaturase: protein MMTRVDPSLAPMAARMEAPHAVVIGAGLGGLAAAMRLGAKGYRVTVLDRLDVPGGRGSALWRQGHRFDLGPTIVTVPDVFRDLWRACGRSFDADVDLRPLDPFYEIRWPDGSRFEMSGDAARVRKQIAQLSPQDVAGYDQFLSDAEARHAFGFEDLGRRPMHRLWDLIKALPRFGLLRADRSVYTHAARRFRDPRLRMAFSFHPLFIGGDPFRVTSMYALVSHLEQAFGVHYAIGGVAAIAEAMAKVIAAQGGVLRMQADVDEILVEGARAFGVRLDDGVVLEADVVVSNADAGHTYGRLLRKRPKRRWTDAKLRRSRWSMGLFVWYFGTKGTRDLWPDVGHHTVLNGPRYRGLVDDIFIKGRLAEDMSLYVHRPSVTDPGVAPDGGDTFYALSPVPHLGGKTPVDWSEKAEPYRRRVQEVLETQLLPGLSGRLTASEVFTPETFRDRYLSPYGAGFSLEPRILQSAWFRPHNISEEVDGLYLVGAGTHPGAGLPGVVSSAEVLDKLVPDAAQVAAGRLS from the coding sequence ATGATGACACGCGTCGATCCCTCGCTTGCTCCAATGGCCGCCCGCATGGAGGCGCCCCATGCCGTCGTCATCGGCGCGGGTCTTGGCGGTCTTGCTGCGGCTATGCGGCTGGGTGCCAAGGGGTATCGCGTGACGGTCCTCGACCGGCTGGATGTGCCGGGGGGGCGGGGCTCGGCGCTATGGCGACAGGGGCATCGCTTTGATCTTGGCCCGACGATCGTGACGGTGCCGGATGTGTTTCGGGATCTATGGCGCGCCTGCGGCCGGTCGTTTGACGCGGACGTGGATCTGCGGCCTCTTGATCCTTTCTATGAAATCCGCTGGCCCGACGGATCCCGCTTTGAAATGTCAGGGGACGCGGCCCGCGTGCGCAAGCAGATTGCACAGCTGTCGCCTCAGGATGTGGCGGGCTATGATCAGTTTCTGAGCGATGCAGAAGCGCGCCATGCCTTTGGGTTCGAGGATCTGGGGCGCCGCCCGATGCACCGTCTGTGGGATCTGATCAAGGCGCTGCCGCGCTTTGGCCTGTTGCGGGCAGATCGATCCGTCTACACCCATGCCGCCAGGCGGTTTCGCGATCCGCGCCTGCGCATGGCCTTCTCATTTCACCCGCTCTTTATTGGCGGGGATCCGTTCCGGGTGACCTCCATGTACGCACTGGTCAGCCATCTCGAGCAGGCCTTTGGGGTGCACTATGCCATCGGCGGTGTCGCAGCCATTGCAGAGGCCATGGCAAAGGTGATCGCCGCCCAGGGCGGCGTTCTGCGGATGCAGGCGGATGTTGATGAAATCCTCGTCGAGGGTGCTCGCGCCTTTGGCGTGCGTCTTGATGATGGCGTGGTTCTGGAGGCTGACGTGGTGGTGTCCAATGCCGACGCTGGCCACACCTATGGGCGGCTCTTGCGCAAACGGCCTAAGCGGCGTTGGACTGACGCAAAGCTCAGGCGGTCCCGTTGGTCCATGGGGCTGTTTGTTTGGTATTTTGGTACCAAAGGCACGCGGGATCTCTGGCCGGATGTCGGGCACCATACGGTGCTGAACGGGCCGCGCTATCGGGGCCTTGTGGATGATATCTTCATCAAGGGGCGGCTGGCAGAGGACATGAGCCTTTACGTGCACCGACCCTCTGTGACCGATCCGGGCGTTGCTCCCGATGGAGGCGATACCTTTTACGCTCTCTCGCCAGTACCGCATTTGGGCGGAAAGACTCCGGTGGATTGGAGCGAAAAGGCTGAACCCTACCGGCGGCGCGTGCAGGAGGTGCTTGAAACGCAGCTTTTGCCTGGGCTGAGCGGGCGGCTTACGGCCTCAGAGGTGTTCACCCCCGAAACCTTCCGTGACCGCTACCTGTCGCCCTACGGAGCCGGGTTTTCGCTTGAGCCACGTATCCTTCAAAGCGCCTGGTTCCGCCCGCACAACATCAGCGAAGAGGTGGATGGTCTTTACCTTGTGGGTGCGGGGACCCATCCAGGGGCCGGGCTGCCGGGCGTGGTTTCCAGTGCCGAGGTGCTGGACAAGCTGGTGCCAGATGCTGCGCAGGTAGCCGCGGGGAGGCTCTCATGA
- a CDS encoding VWA domain-containing protein — MTSTARPDDSLPQTGVERANLAMRMAARDPDGLKGVILQARAGPLRDAVVATLPAQTVRIHAGIGLEALTGGLDLAQTLVEGRAILREGLLDRPGWLLISMAERLPREIVAVLSQRLDRKGTGPVLLLDEGQEPDDRIDAALVERVALHVSLSEDERLQNPHLSAVPSSPFRGARASHAAEDTATLAALACRFGVNSLRAPLFALRSAQAIAGLQERDNVQPGDLAQAAALSLAHRATCLPDSPVPPDAKDSPSPNTPDTSRPVDPATVSDSLPESILLEAVRAVLPTDLLSRLAGGTSAVRRCASGAGQRKTGNRRGRPLPARRKRPSGRERLDIIATLRAAAPWQKIRRSAEATPGPRIWPSDLHVRRFEDRSDRLLIFAVDASGSAALARLAEAKGAVELLLSQSYATRDHVALIAFRGQAAELLLPPTRSLVQTRRRLAALPGGGGTPLAAALKIAGETALVAQRHGLSPALALLTDGRANVALDGSADRAAAQKDAQQMARWIYGLGLPGTVIDVGRRPRDQLAVLAALLGANYTPLPHAAAEGLSRVLHDSLA, encoded by the coding sequence ATGACCTCTACCGCGCGCCCAGATGACAGCCTGCCCCAGACAGGTGTGGAACGCGCCAATCTGGCCATGCGCATGGCAGCGCGCGATCCCGATGGTCTCAAAGGCGTGATCTTGCAGGCCAGAGCTGGCCCACTTCGAGATGCCGTGGTCGCCACACTGCCAGCGCAGACCGTCCGCATCCATGCGGGCATCGGGTTGGAAGCGCTGACCGGCGGTCTGGATCTGGCTCAAACCCTCGTTGAGGGGCGCGCAATTCTGCGCGAAGGGCTGCTGGACAGGCCCGGCTGGCTCCTGATTTCGATGGCAGAGCGCCTGCCCCGAGAAATCGTCGCAGTTCTGAGCCAAAGGCTTGACCGCAAGGGGACGGGCCCGGTCCTGCTACTGGATGAAGGGCAAGAACCAGACGACCGGATCGACGCTGCACTGGTGGAGCGCGTGGCGCTGCATGTATCACTGTCCGAGGATGAGCGCCTTCAGAATCCTCACCTTTCAGCTGTACCTTCATCACCTTTCCGGGGCGCTCGTGCGAGCCACGCAGCCGAAGACACCGCCACCTTGGCTGCATTGGCCTGCAGGTTTGGCGTCAACAGCTTGCGGGCGCCCCTTTTTGCCCTGCGCAGCGCTCAGGCGATTGCCGGCTTGCAAGAGCGGGACAACGTTCAGCCAGGTGATCTTGCCCAAGCCGCAGCGCTGAGCCTGGCGCACCGCGCAACCTGCCTGCCCGACTCACCGGTGCCTCCGGACGCAAAGGACAGCCCATCGCCGAACACGCCAGACACCTCCCGGCCGGTCGATCCGGCGACTGTCAGCGACAGCCTTCCTGAGAGTATCTTGCTCGAGGCCGTCCGTGCTGTTCTTCCCACGGATCTTCTGAGCCGACTTGCGGGCGGAACAAGTGCTGTGAGGCGCTGCGCATCAGGCGCAGGACAAAGGAAGACCGGCAACCGTCGCGGACGTCCGCTGCCAGCGCGGCGCAAACGGCCAAGCGGCCGCGAAAGGCTCGATATTATTGCCACCCTGCGCGCCGCAGCCCCTTGGCAAAAGATCAGGCGCAGTGCAGAGGCGACGCCCGGCCCGAGAATCTGGCCATCGGACCTGCACGTCCGGCGGTTCGAGGATCGCTCGGACCGACTCTTGATCTTTGCGGTTGATGCTTCGGGGTCCGCCGCCCTTGCGAGGCTCGCAGAGGCAAAGGGCGCGGTGGAGTTGTTGCTTTCGCAGTCTTATGCCACGCGCGACCATGTGGCCCTGATTGCCTTTCGGGGCCAGGCCGCTGAGCTGTTGCTGCCACCAACCCGCTCTCTTGTTCAGACCCGCCGACGCCTTGCAGCCCTGCCCGGTGGCGGAGGCACGCCGCTGGCCGCAGCGCTGAAAATCGCGGGAGAAACAGCATTGGTCGCACAGCGACACGGGCTGAGTCCGGCTTTGGCTCTGTTGACGGATGGCCGCGCAAATGTGGCTCTGGATGGTTCTGCCGACCGGGCGGCAGCCCAAAAGGATGCCCAGCAGATGGCGCGTTGGATCTATGGGCTTGGCTTGCCTGGAACGGTTATCGACGTTGGCCGCAGACCACGTGATCAGCTGGCAGTGCTTGCGGCTCTGCTCGGCGCCAACTACACGCCCCTGCCCCACGCCGCCGCCGAGGGGTTAAGCCGGGTTTTACATGACAGTCTGGCGTGA
- a CDS encoding BCD family MFS transporter, with protein MTLSWLNILRLGLVQMALGMVVVLTTATMNRVMVVELALPALLPGLLVSFYYATQILRPRFGHGADARGGRRGPWIVGGVALLGLGAIGAAISVGVMAWSVPSGIALAVPSFILIGLGIGAAGTNLLALLAVRVAAERQAAAGSAVWIMMIFGLAATGIAAGQLLDPYTPARLMGVTVGVSVLALVFATLGTWGQERSPMPSLVEVDARPAGKAAFRDILRELWSCSRVRRFTIFVFASMLAYNLQDLILEPFAGHVFELSVGQSTALGGMHHAGALLGMIAVLLSGTALRRWVAVPMRLWVIGGCLLSGGALVALAFGGSRAPVWPIEANVLTLGFGNGAFAVAAIGAMMSLAREGEQRREGLRMGLFGAAQAIAFGLGSFLGTAAADVMRALTSDDAVAYGAVFAAEGLLFLLAAGLALSLGLSADQADERELVPGE; from the coding sequence ATGACCCTGTCCTGGCTCAATATCCTCCGCCTTGGCCTTGTGCAGATGGCCCTTGGCATGGTCGTCGTGCTGACCACCGCGACCATGAACCGGGTGATGGTGGTTGAGCTGGCGTTGCCGGCCCTGCTGCCCGGTTTGCTCGTATCCTTCTACTATGCAACGCAGATCCTGCGTCCGCGCTTTGGTCACGGCGCCGATGCACGTGGTGGACGGAGGGGGCCATGGATCGTTGGTGGCGTCGCGTTGCTCGGGCTTGGGGCCATAGGCGCGGCAATATCTGTGGGTGTCATGGCATGGTCCGTGCCCTCTGGAATTGCGCTGGCGGTTCCGTCGTTCATTCTGATTGGGCTCGGGATCGGAGCGGCAGGGACGAACCTTCTGGCGCTGTTGGCTGTCCGCGTTGCGGCAGAGCGGCAGGCCGCAGCCGGAAGCGCGGTCTGGATCATGATGATCTTCGGTCTTGCCGCTACCGGGATTGCCGCCGGGCAGCTTCTTGATCCCTATACGCCCGCCCGCCTAATGGGGGTGACTGTCGGCGTTTCAGTGCTGGCCCTCGTCTTTGCAACCCTCGGCACCTGGGGTCAGGAAAGGTCGCCGATGCCGTCGCTGGTAGAGGTCGACGCACGGCCTGCTGGCAAAGCGGCCTTTCGGGACATCCTGCGCGAACTCTGGAGCTGTTCTCGCGTGCGCCGTTTCACGATCTTCGTCTTTGCTTCGATGCTGGCCTACAATCTGCAGGACCTCATTCTTGAACCCTTTGCCGGGCACGTTTTTGAACTCAGCGTCGGTCAAAGCACGGCCCTTGGCGGGATGCACCATGCGGGTGCGTTGCTTGGGATGATTGCAGTGCTGCTGTCGGGTACAGCCTTGCGCCGTTGGGTTGCTGTTCCGATGCGCCTCTGGGTCATTGGTGGCTGCCTATTGTCGGGTGGCGCGCTGGTGGCTCTGGCCTTTGGGGGGAGCCGCGCGCCGGTCTGGCCGATTGAGGCGAATGTCCTGACGCTGGGTTTTGGCAACGGCGCTTTTGCGGTGGCCGCGATCGGCGCAATGATGAGTCTTGCGCGTGAGGGAGAACAGCGGCGTGAGGGGCTGCGCATGGGCCTGTTCGGGGCCGCGCAGGCGATTGCCTTTGGACTGGGCAGTTTTCTGGGCACCGCAGCAGCCGACGTGATGCGCGCGCTGACCAGTGATGATGCTGTTGCCTATGGAGCCGTTTTCGCCGCAGAGGGGCTGTTGTTCCTGCTTGCAGCGGGGCTTGCCTTGTCGCTTGGGCTCAGCGCCGATCAGGCGGATGAAAGGGAACTCGTACCGGGAGAATAG
- the chlG gene encoding chlorophyll synthase ChlG: MSVIQIIQSRRWPDPMAVLQLVKPITWFPPMWAYLCGAVSAGAGVNGKWGLVILGIVLAGPVVCGMSQAANDWCDRHVDAINEPDRPIPSGRIPGRWGLWIAVFMSGLSLLIGWQLGAWGFAATVVGVVAAWAYSAEPVRLKRSGVLGPGLVGLSYETLPWITGAAVLSAGAPERHLIAIALLYGLGAHGIMTLNDFKAFEGDRQTGVNSLPVTLGPARAAKVAAVVMAVPQLVVIAALFLWDRPMHGVGIGLMLMGQVWAMRILLEDPQGRAPWYNGTGVVMYISGMMVAAFALRGLSAPL; encoded by the coding sequence ATGAGTGTCATTCAAATCATACAGTCACGCCGCTGGCCTGACCCCATGGCCGTTCTTCAGCTAGTGAAGCCCATCACCTGGTTTCCGCCCATGTGGGCCTACCTCTGCGGCGCCGTGTCTGCTGGGGCCGGGGTGAATGGCAAGTGGGGGCTTGTCATCCTCGGGATAGTTCTGGCAGGGCCGGTTGTCTGCGGTATGAGCCAGGCCGCCAATGATTGGTGTGACCGCCATGTCGACGCCATCAACGAACCGGACCGGCCAATCCCGTCTGGGCGTATCCCGGGCCGATGGGGGCTTTGGATCGCTGTCTTCATGTCGGGGCTGTCGCTCCTGATCGGATGGCAGCTTGGCGCATGGGGGTTTGCGGCGACAGTCGTTGGGGTTGTGGCGGCCTGGGCCTATTCCGCCGAGCCGGTCCGTTTGAAGCGATCAGGCGTTTTGGGGCCAGGGCTGGTCGGGTTGAGCTATGAAACCCTGCCTTGGATCACCGGCGCTGCGGTTCTCAGCGCCGGCGCGCCGGAACGGCATCTGATTGCCATTGCGCTGCTCTATGGGCTCGGAGCTCACGGGATCATGACACTCAACGATTTCAAGGCTTTTGAGGGCGATCGTCAAACAGGGGTCAACTCCTTGCCGGTAACTCTGGGGCCAGCCCGCGCCGCTAAGGTGGCGGCTGTGGTTATGGCGGTGCCGCAGCTTGTCGTCATTGCCGCCCTCTTCCTGTGGGACAGGCCCATGCATGGTGTGGGTATCGGTCTCATGCTGATGGGGCAGGTTTGGGCCATGCGTATTTTGCTGGAAGACCCACAGGGCCGTGCGCCATGGTACAATGGAACAGGTGTCGTCATGTACATTTCGGGAATGATGGTCGCGGCCTTTGCGCTGCGCGGATTGAGCGCTCCTTTATGA
- the bchO gene encoding alpha/beta fold hydrolase BchO translates to MRWPPPSDWPFAAHSRQISCAPHRWHVQTLGDGPEILLLHGAGGATHSWRGLAPLLAHTHRVIMVDLPGHGFTQSPAMRAGLAAMAADIAALAIAESWSPIAIVGHSAGAALALELTLRPNLWHQRPMVIGINPALAPFDGVAGFLFPLMARVLAGSSILPALFARMATPEVAKRLIEGTGSHLTSDGYRLYARLLRDQNHVTGALQMMANWNLEPLLAALPRIENPVHFITGDGDGAVAPTVAERAAARMSDTDVICLDGLGHLAHEEDPDKVFNIICQWTQSTSP, encoded by the coding sequence ATGCGCTGGCCGCCTCCTTCGGATTGGCCGTTTGCAGCCCATTCCCGGCAGATCTCATGTGCGCCGCATCGCTGGCATGTGCAGACGCTCGGGGACGGGCCGGAGATCCTGCTTCTGCATGGCGCTGGCGGTGCGACCCACAGCTGGCGCGGGCTGGCGCCATTGTTGGCCCACACCCATCGGGTCATAATGGTCGACTTGCCCGGGCACGGCTTCACCCAGTCTCCGGCGATGCGCGCAGGCCTTGCTGCAATGGCCGCAGACATCGCCGCGCTGGCGATCGCCGAAAGCTGGTCTCCAATAGCCATCGTCGGCCACTCTGCAGGGGCTGCACTGGCGCTGGAGCTGACCCTCCGTCCGAATCTTTGGCACCAGCGCCCGATGGTCATCGGCATCAATCCGGCGCTAGCACCATTCGATGGCGTTGCCGGTTTTCTTTTTCCACTGATGGCCCGGGTGCTTGCGGGCAGTTCAATCTTGCCCGCCCTGTTTGCCAGGATGGCCACACCCGAGGTCGCCAAACGCCTGATCGAAGGCACCGGTTCGCATCTCACTTCAGACGGCTACAGGCTCTATGCGCGGCTATTGCGGGATCAGAACCATGTTACCGGAGCATTGCAGATGATGGCCAACTGGAATCTGGAGCCGCTACTTGCTGCCCTGCCCCGGATTGAGAACCCAGTACACTTTATCACTGGCGATGGCGATGGCGCTGTAGCTCCCACCGTTGCTGAGCGGGCCGCTGCGCGAATGTCAGATACGGATGTGATCTGCCTCGATGGCCTCGGTCATCTGGCCCATGAGGAGGATCCGGACAAAGTTTTCAACATAATCTGTCAATGGACCCAATCGACATCGCCATAA
- the bchI gene encoding magnesium chelatase ATPase subunit I, translated as MTAFPFAAIVGQDAMKTAMILTAVEPRLSGVLVFGDRGTGKSTAVRALAALLPPITVVRGCPINSETPEAVPAWTSVAEAELKSRPTPVVDLPLGVTEDRVTGALDIERALVHGEKTFQPGLLAQANRGYLYIDEVNLLEDHIVDLLLDVAQSGENLVERDGLSIRHPARFVLVGSGNPEEGELRPQLLDRFALSVDITSPTDIEERIEVIRRRDAFETNPDAFLATWEPEQAWIRDRILTARRALDTIEVPEAALRDAAELCMTLGADGLRGELTLIRAGRALAAYEAAPRVVRDHLRRIAPIALSHRLRRDPLDEAGSVTRVTRCTEEVLG; from the coding sequence ATGACCGCATTCCCCTTTGCCGCCATCGTCGGACAGGACGCCATGAAAACGGCAATGATCCTCACCGCAGTCGAACCACGCCTGTCTGGCGTTCTGGTATTTGGCGATCGGGGCACCGGCAAATCCACCGCTGTGCGTGCATTGGCAGCACTGCTGCCCCCGATCACGGTGGTTCGGGGTTGTCCGATCAATTCTGAAACACCCGAGGCTGTCCCGGCCTGGACATCTGTTGCCGAGGCCGAACTCAAAAGCCGCCCAACCCCAGTGGTGGACCTGCCCCTTGGCGTGACAGAAGACCGCGTGACCGGTGCGCTCGACATAGAGCGCGCCCTGGTGCACGGAGAAAAGACGTTTCAACCCGGCCTTCTGGCGCAGGCCAACAGGGGGTACCTCTATATAGACGAGGTGAACCTCCTGGAGGACCACATCGTTGACCTTCTGCTGGATGTGGCGCAATCGGGGGAAAACCTGGTTGAGCGCGACGGTCTGTCGATCCGGCATCCGGCCCGTTTTGTTCTCGTCGGCTCGGGCAATCCCGAAGAGGGAGAACTGCGCCCGCAGCTACTGGACCGGTTCGCCCTGTCGGTAGACATCACCTCTCCGACCGATATCGAAGAGCGGATCGAAGTGATCCGGCGCCGTGATGCTTTCGAAACTAACCCAGATGCCTTTCTGGCCACCTGGGAGCCGGAGCAGGCCTGGATACGCGATCGGATCCTCACTGCACGTCGCGCCCTGGATACGATTGAAGTGCCCGAGGCAGCACTGCGCGATGCTGCTGAACTCTGCATGACACTTGGCGCCGACGGACTACGCGGGGAACTGACACTGATCCGGGCCGGACGCGCGCTCGCCGCCTATGAGGCCGCGCCAAGGGTTGTGCGCGACCACCTGCGCCGCATTGCCCCTATTGCCCTCTCCCATCGTCTGCGCCGCGACCCGCTGGATGAGGCAGGATCAGTCACACGCGTGACCCGCTGCACCGAAGAAGTCCTGGGATGA
- the idi gene encoding isopentenyl-diphosphate Delta-isomerase — translation MTIMIPAWVAGRLTPVEKLEAHRRGLRHKAVSVFVLRGEQILLQRRALGKYHTPGLWTNTCCTHPHWDETGLDCARRRLDEELGLSGLTLRRGGQVEYRADVGNGLVEHEVVEIFTAQAIPRMTLSPNLHEVMDLRWVTRFELTQEIAATPRRFTPWLKVYLANHAHMIFAKEPDVERL, via the coding sequence ATGACGATAATGATTCCCGCCTGGGTTGCAGGCAGGCTGACGCCCGTTGAAAAGCTGGAGGCACACCGGCGGGGCCTACGGCACAAGGCCGTTTCCGTTTTCGTGCTGCGCGGCGAACAGATTTTGCTGCAACGGCGAGCTTTGGGTAAGTATCACACGCCCGGTCTTTGGACGAATACCTGTTGTACGCATCCGCACTGGGATGAGACAGGTTTGGATTGCGCCCGGCGGCGCCTTGACGAAGAACTTGGCCTCAGCGGGCTCACCCTGCGGCGTGGTGGACAGGTCGAATATCGTGCAGATGTGGGAAATGGTCTCGTGGAGCATGAAGTGGTTGAGATCTTCACTGCGCAGGCGATTCCGAGAATGACCCTTTCGCCCAACCTCCACGAGGTGATGGACCTGAGATGGGTGACGCGCTTTGAGCTGACGCAAGAGATCGCTGCGACTCCTCGGCGTTTCACCCCGTGGCTTAAGGTCTACCTTGCAAACCACGCCCATATGATCTTTGCCAAAGAGCCCGATGTTGAGCGGCTCTGA
- a CDS encoding geranylgeranyl diphosphate reductase — MFDVIVVGGGPAGATAAEDLARSGCSVAFLDRDGRIKPCGGAIPPRLIRDFEVPDSQIIARITTARMVSPTGRKVDIGIENGFVGMVDRKDFDPFLRDRAEDAGAVRLTGTFLRLSREGRRCFVIYRNRDDGAETRVACRIVIGADGARSRVAEQEIAGGVETPLVFAYHEIVAAPEPSEHYDPERCDVIYDSRVSPDFYGWVFPHGASASVGMGTYVRSVDLKAATAGLRASSGLAECETFRREGAPIPLKPLKRWDNGRDVVLAGDAAGVVAPSSGEGIYYAMIGGRVAASAALAALATGEPAQLALARKLFMREHRMVFRVLGQMQGAYYKSDMRRERFVSLCHDVDVQRLTFEAYMNKKLVTARPLAHLRIGLKNLAHLSGLVRPEFT; from the coding sequence ATGTTTGACGTGATAGTTGTAGGCGGAGGGCCCGCGGGCGCGACCGCTGCGGAGGACCTCGCCCGTTCCGGGTGTAGCGTCGCCTTTTTGGATCGCGACGGTCGTATCAAACCCTGTGGCGGCGCGATCCCGCCTCGCTTGATCCGTGACTTCGAGGTGCCGGATTCGCAGATCATTGCCCGGATCACCACCGCCCGGATGGTGTCCCCGACTGGTCGAAAGGTCGACATCGGCATAGAAAACGGCTTTGTCGGTATGGTGGATCGCAAGGATTTCGATCCTTTCCTCCGCGACCGCGCTGAGGATGCCGGGGCAGTTCGGCTGACCGGAACCTTTCTGCGTCTGTCGCGCGAAGGCCGACGGTGCTTTGTCATCTATCGAAACCGGGACGATGGCGCTGAGACCCGCGTCGCCTGTCGCATCGTAATCGGCGCCGATGGGGCCCGCTCGCGGGTTGCCGAACAAGAGATCGCTGGCGGAGTGGAGACGCCACTGGTCTTTGCCTATCACGAGATCGTCGCAGCGCCAGAACCGTCAGAACATTACGATCCCGAACGCTGCGATGTCATCTATGACAGCCGGGTCAGCCCTGATTTTTATGGCTGGGTGTTCCCGCATGGGGCCTCTGCTTCGGTTGGTATGGGTACCTATGTGCGCTCGGTGGATTTGAAGGCGGCGACAGCGGGGTTGAGGGCGTCCTCCGGCCTTGCAGAGTGTGAAACCTTTCGCCGGGAAGGCGCACCCATTCCCCTGAAACCTTTGAAACGCTGGGACAACGGACGGGATGTGGTTCTCGCTGGAGATGCTGCCGGCGTTGTCGCTCCCAGTTCCGGTGAAGGCATATACTATGCAATGATCGGCGGTCGGGTTGCAGCCTCTGCCGCTCTGGCAGCTTTGGCCACCGGTGAACCCGCGCAGTTGGCCCTTGCACGCAAACTGTTCATGCGAGAGCACCGGATGGTGTTCCGCGTGTTGGGGCAGATGCAGGGCGCTTACTACAAATCGGACATGCGCCGCGAACGGTTTGTGAGCCTGTGTCATGACGTGGACGTCCAGCGCCTGACGTTCGAGGCCTACATGAACAAGAAGCTGGTGACCGCGCGGCCCCTGGCGCATCTGCGGATCGGCTTGAAAAACCTCGCGCATCTCAGCGGGCTGGTGCGGCCGGAATTCACATGA
- the crtA gene encoding spheroidene monooxygenase, with protein MQVVTLSLYRFDGPRLRTWAFLMMGAARLMLPRVVGLEFWKLCGTGVGEGFTPRLFPDEVAVLCAWPSLSAARHRLAHAKPFTAYSLRASAEVTFFLMPTSARGSWAGVEPFRPEEDHSRGPLAALTRATVKPLRSLRFWQRVPDISAGIGRDPNVLFKIGIGEVPLLHQVTFSIWPDTASMAQFARKDGPHAKAIRAVREGNWFREELYARFRVLDIEGQWPGPATKQSFNHLMTGAET; from the coding sequence ATGCAGGTCGTCACGCTAAGCCTCTATCGTTTTGACGGTCCGCGCCTTCGCACCTGGGCCTTTCTCATGATGGGCGCGGCACGGCTGATGCTGCCAAGGGTTGTTGGTCTTGAGTTCTGGAAGCTCTGCGGCACCGGCGTCGGTGAGGGATTCACCCCAAGACTGTTTCCCGACGAGGTTGCCGTGCTCTGCGCCTGGCCATCTCTGTCCGCCGCCCGCCACAGGCTGGCTCATGCCAAGCCGTTCACCGCATACAGTCTCAGGGCCAGCGCCGAAGTGACGTTTTTTCTCATGCCAACCTCTGCGCGCGGATCTTGGGCCGGCGTTGAACCATTCAGACCAGAGGAAGACCACTCCCGCGGCCCTTTGGCCGCGCTCACCCGTGCTACCGTAAAGCCCCTGCGCAGCCTGCGCTTCTGGCAGCGGGTACCGGATATCTCTGCAGGCATTGGCCGCGACCCGAACGTCCTGTTCAAGATAGGCATCGGCGAGGTGCCATTACTCCACCAAGTAACTTTCTCGATATGGCCGGACACGGCCAGCATGGCTCAGTTCGCCCGCAAAGACGGCCCCCATGCCAAAGCCATCCGCGCCGTGCGCGAGGGCAACTGGTTTCGCGAAGAACTATATGCCCGGTTTCGCGTCCTCGACATCGAGGGCCAATGGCCGGGCCCCGCAACAAAACAATCCTTCAACCATCTGATGACCGGAGCCGAGACATGA